The sequence actccgacagctcaggagggggaggggggacactgtccaagctgtgctcagcaaggatggtgaaactctgaacttgaCTGAGtgtattgttgggcgttggaaggagcacgttgaggaactccttaacccaagagacatgcctcctgtgcaggaggtagggccagaagtgtctggggggtcagattccatttccttggctgaagtcactgaggtggtgaaaaagcttcgcagcGGCAAAGCTCctggagtggatgagattcgcccagagttactgaaggcactcgatactgtggggctgtcttggatgacacgcctatacaatattgcatggacctcgggaacggagcctttggattggcaaaccggggtggtggttcctattttcaaaaaagggaacggagaaagtgtgccaattattgtggcattacacttctcaccCTCCCGGgtaaagtctatgccaaggtgctggaaaggagaatccatccgatagttgaacctaggattttggaggaacaatgcggatttcgtcctggccgtggaactatggaccaactccttactttttcacagatgattgagggggcgtgggactttgctactccactctacacatgctttttggatttggagaaggcatatgaccgtgttccctgagagattctgtgggaggagccgtacggtccttgtactctcagagattgagttgtgttcgcatccttggtagtaaatGCATGGCATCTCGGTTTTTTTCGGACGATGTTTTTCCTCTGGCTTCTTCGTACGGAGGCCTCCagtgttcacttgagcagtttgcagccaagtgtgaagcgttcggtatgcggatcagcacctccaagtctgaggccatggttatctcctggaaacagatggcatgctcccttcaggtaaagAGTGAGAatctgccccaagtgaaggagttcaagtatctcaggttcttgttcacgagtgatgggaagagggatagtgagattgaccgtaggataggtgcagtgtctgcagcaatgcagtcactgtaccgcactgttgtggtgaagagagattcactcattcattcattatctgtaaccgcttatccaattcagggtcgcggtgggtccagagcctacctggaatcattgggcgcaaggcataccctggagggggcgccagtcccagagcaacacagacacacacacacacacacacacacacacacacacacacacacacacacaccaacggacacttctgagtcaccaatccacctaccaacgtgtgtttttggactgtgagaggaaaccagagcacccagaggaaacccacacagacacagggagaacataccacactcctcacagacagtcacccggaggaaacccacacagacacagggagaacataccacactcctcacagacagtcacccggaggaaacccacgcagacacagggagaacacaccacactcctcaaagaaaggcacccggaggaaacccacgcagacacagagagaacacaccacactcctcacagacagtcacctggaggaaacccacgcggacacggggagaacacaccaactcctcacagacagtcacccggagcgggaatcgaacccacaacctccaggtccctggagctgtgtgactgcgacagtacatgctgcaccaccgtgccgccctggtgaagagagagctgagccataaagcaaagctctcaattaaCTGGTCAGTCTACGTCCCGACTCTCACCTATGgccatgagctctgggtaatgaccgaaagaacaagattgcagatacaagcggccgaaatgagctttctccgacgggttgctgggcgtactctccgtgatcgggtgaggagctcagtgactagggaggagcttggAGTAGAGCCGCTGCTCCTTTgcgttgagagaagtcagttgaggtggtttgggcatctgatcaggatgcctcctggatgcctcccaactggaaggaggccccggggtagacccaggacacactggagggaatatatctcccggctggcctgggaacgccatTTCATTATGTTTCATTTACAGAACAAAACTGACCTTCTAACATTCATGGACCAATAATGTGACTCTAAATGACaagttgggcggcacggtggtgcagcaggttggtgtcgcagtcacacagctccaggggcctggaggttgtgggttcgattcccgctccctcTTCCAGCTGACTGCATTGctgtggttacagataatagaaCTTCCATTGATATACAGGGAAAGAGTGACACCAGCTAATGTCAGATTCTCCTCTTCACAGGTTTCATAATAACAGCTGGAGTTGATGGAGAAATCAGGACTTCTACAGGACATGTTACAGGTGTCTTTGTTTAGAGTCAGGACTGGATCTGAGGtaaaacatatacaaacacattGCTGTAATCCAGTCTGTACTATGAAGAATCACTTAGGATCACACAGGTCATTAAGTGCTGCTGTCTCATTGTCTCTGAGGTGTTCAGCTACAATCCATATGGATGTTAGTGCTGGTTATGGTATTAAACCACATCTCTTAAAAGTTTCGGTCATTTACTTGTTAATTTCTATATGTATATGTTGGTGGCTGTTcaagattgtccacaggtgagagggTGTTTGTGACTGATTGAGTGTATTATGCCCTGAAaatgactggtgccctgtccagggtgttttcctgcctacTGCCAAGTGATTATGCTCCTGACCCTTGAAGAACCTGACCAgcatgaagcagttacagatgaataaattaatgaattaatacattAGATCTAGTAGGGTAAATTTGTTTGTAATCATTTTTTATCTTAATTTTTGATTGTAATTAAATGTTCATGTGAATGAGGTCATTATAAATGTTTTGATATGAAAGTATTTGTGCaagacaaatacaaacaaaaccaTTCATAATGACAATGAATATGTCATGagtgaaatgaaatgaataagttacacaaaatattttcaaatacaTGGGACATATCACACAATGTGTCACATGATATCACATGATTACCCCCCCCATACACATATGgacagtgtgattggctgtgcctttcacTGCTGTCATGTGAGACTCTGTAGGTtgtctctgtagtttggttgttagcaACGCCAAAACttgaaggaaaactttccagtcatatgCAAGGCTTACTCTGCAAGACTCATGTGTAACGTGGGTGACACTTGGGTTTCAAAAGTgagtgaggatggcagcaaaaatGTGGACCTGAGATATCTTTCACAGAAATGTGTAAGTCACTTAAAGCCAAGTTCGCTAATtaaatgagtccatcataataacgTTAATGGCAATGCTAGGCTTTGGCACATAGCATACAGCAGGCTAAAATcatctgtagctatgaataacataGTTTGAAAATTAATGGCTCAACAAACTGCTAACTGTCAGTTTCACAATATCCCAGAGTAGCTTGTCTAACTTTGGTTGAAACTCTATGTCAGAGAACATTGCAGCCTTGTGCAAGGATCTGGATGAAAATGTCTTGTAGATTCATTGACACAAttagagagattttttttctgtgattgttTCTTTGTTGGTTTTGTAGTGATTATGCAGTGCTCCATTTGCTTTTATTATTGCTGATGTATGAGACCTGTTTCATTTGTCTATACTACTTTTTTTGTCAGTCATAAGTTTACCATTAattgaatattatataattcaTGAATTAAATTAGGAATTGTTATTCAGAATAGTTTAAAA is a genomic window of Hoplias malabaricus isolate fHopMal1 chromosome X1, fHopMal1.hap1, whole genome shotgun sequence containing:
- the LOC136675495 gene encoding CD48 antigen-like, which translates into the protein MAQMLQLIFTLSTLISITVSSDVFGMVGESVQLYTQNPGPEFRTIFWVFNGSENVVEYSIRYKDVIPSVHYKDRVEFNNETYSLTLKNLQKTDSGLYEARASGDKVKEFANYTLLVLDPVLTLNKDTCNMSCRSPDFSINSSCYYETCEEENLTLAGVTLSLYINGSSIICNHSNAVSWKRERESNPQPPGPWSCQPGDIFPPVCPGSTPGPPSSWEASRRHPDQMPKPPQLTSLNAKEQRLYSKLLPSH